From the genome of Streptomyces sp. NBC_01116, one region includes:
- a CDS encoding amidohydrolase has product MLCTRLTNARILTMDPRRPVAHDLGIWRGRVVGVDEAVTSLPAREVLDLGGATVLPGFIDSHVHLAWAGLKAVTPSVAPCERVEDILAVVDAAARRPAPSGAWVDIAGYDQRALGRHLTAAELDRVGHGRKVFLMHDSGHACVVNTAVLELLPDGTPHENGFLAESAMTAARRLRLPYSQEELADAIGLAARACLDEGITACAEAGIGGGLLGHSPVELGAYQLLRDRGRLPLRIQLMASGDTLRPRATHADDGFPRALDLGVRTGFGDDWLSLGALKIYTDGGMMARTAALTSPYEGTPDNVGRFQDDPDRLAGLIVDGHLAGWQLAVHAIGDRAADLALDALERAQKLRPRPDARHRIEHAGLIRPDQLPRFAGLGVSAVVQPAFLRHFGDDYATVMGQEREGWMYRGRSFLDHGVALVGSSDRPVADGSPLRAIQFMVERASVSGRLVGPDEAVTVDEALRAYTVAGAHACRWEGSAGALSPGMRADLVVLGDDPHRVDPSRIGDIEIVATFVDGRDARAAR; this is encoded by the coding sequence ATGCTCTGTACGCGACTGACGAACGCGCGCATCCTCACGATGGACCCCCGCCGCCCCGTCGCCCACGACCTGGGCATCTGGCGGGGCCGGGTCGTCGGTGTGGACGAGGCCGTGACCTCCCTGCCCGCCCGCGAGGTCCTCGACCTGGGCGGCGCCACCGTGCTGCCCGGCTTCATCGACAGCCATGTCCACCTGGCCTGGGCCGGGTTGAAGGCCGTGACGCCGAGCGTCGCCCCGTGCGAGCGGGTCGAGGACATCCTCGCCGTCGTGGACGCTGCGGCCCGGCGGCCGGCCCCCTCCGGCGCCTGGGTGGACATCGCCGGTTACGACCAGAGGGCCCTGGGCCGGCACCTGACCGCGGCCGAACTGGACCGGGTCGGCCACGGCCGCAAGGTTTTCCTGATGCACGACTCCGGGCACGCGTGTGTCGTCAACACCGCCGTGCTGGAGCTGCTGCCGGACGGGACGCCGCACGAGAACGGCTTCCTCGCCGAGAGCGCCATGACCGCCGCCCGCCGGCTGCGGCTGCCCTACTCCCAGGAAGAACTGGCCGACGCGATCGGGCTCGCCGCCCGCGCCTGCCTCGACGAGGGCATCACGGCCTGTGCCGAGGCGGGCATAGGCGGCGGCCTCCTCGGTCACAGCCCCGTCGAACTGGGCGCCTACCAGCTGCTCCGGGACCGCGGCCGACTGCCCCTGCGCATCCAGCTCATGGCATCCGGTGACACCCTGCGCCCCCGTGCCACCCACGCCGACGACGGATTCCCCCGGGCCCTGGATCTCGGCGTGCGCACCGGATTCGGCGACGACTGGCTGTCCCTGGGTGCCCTGAAGATCTACACCGACGGCGGGATGATGGCGCGCACGGCGGCCCTCACCTCCCCGTACGAGGGCACGCCCGACAACGTCGGGCGCTTCCAGGACGACCCCGACCGCCTCGCCGGCCTCATCGTCGACGGGCACCTCGCGGGCTGGCAGCTCGCCGTCCACGCCATCGGCGACCGCGCCGCCGACCTCGCCCTGGACGCCCTGGAGCGGGCCCAGAAACTGCGCCCCCGCCCGGACGCGCGCCACCGCATCGAACACGCGGGGCTGATCCGCCCCGACCAGCTGCCCCGGTTCGCCGGGCTCGGTGTGAGCGCGGTGGTCCAGCCCGCCTTCCTGCGCCACTTCGGCGACGACTACGCGACGGTGATGGGTCAGGAGCGGGAGGGCTGGATGTACCGGGGCCGGAGCTTCCTGGACCACGGGGTCGCCCTCGTCGGCAGCTCGGACCGCCCCGTCGCGGACGGTTCACCGCTGCGGGCGATCCAGTTCATGGTCGAACGCGCCTCGGTGTCGGGCCGCCTCGTCGGCCCGGACGAGGCCGTCACCGTCGACGAGGCGCTGCGGGCCTACACGGTCGCCGGCGCCCACGCCTGCCGCTGGGAGGGGTCGGCGGGCGCCCTCTCGCCGGGCATGCGCGCCGACCTGGTGGTGCTGGGCGACGACCCGCACCGCGTGGACCCCTCGCGGATCGGGGACATCGAGATCGTCGCGACCTTCGTGGACGGCCGGGACGCCCGCGCCGCGAGGTGA